The DNA sequence TCGTGCTGCTCACCGGCGCCGCGACCGTCACCGCGACGGCCGCGAGCCTGTTCGGCTACATGCTGGTCTGGACCATCTGCGGACTCGGCGCCCTGGTTGCCGCCGTGCTGCTGTTCTTCGTGCCGCGCCTGGCCTTCGCCGACGCAGAGGCGACGATCGTCTGACAGGACTCGACAGAGGGGGATCATGGACGCTCAACTACCGCCGCAGGTCGGCGAGGCACTCACCCGGTTTCTTCTCGAGCAACGCCGCCGCGCGCCCGGCCTGGTCAGCCGCGCGGTCGTCACTGGATCGGCGGCGACCGGCGACTGGTACGACGGCGTCAGCGACATCGACGTGGTGTTCGTCGTGACCCGCGATCCGGTTGACGACCTCCCGGCTCTCGCCTCCCTCCACGCGGAGTCGTCGCCGCACATCGACGGCGTCTACCTGACCGAGTCGGAGATCGCCCGCGGGCCCGACCAGGTGGAGACCGCGCCGCAGGTCGTGGAGGGCGTCCTGCTCAGCGCCCTCGCCGGCGGCAGCCTGAGCTGGGCGACGTGGCGCGAGCTGGAGGACGGCGTGCAGGGCGTCGTGGACGGCGGCGACGTGATCTGGACACCCACCTCGGACCGGCACCCGGACACTGCGACGCACCTCGCCACCCGCGCGCGCAGCGACCTCGTCGACTTCTGGGCGCCGGTCGGCGACAGCGCGGAGACCGAGCTCTCCGATCGCGAGCCCGGCGACCCGGTGCGTTCGGAGACCGTGCGCTGGCTGGCCCTCGGCCCGATCCGGCTGGTGGCGACGATGGAGTCCGGCCGCATCCTCTCCAAGACCGAGGCCGCCCGCGCCGCCGCCGAACGCTGGCCCGAGCACGCGGAGCTGCTCGACCGGGCCGTGCGCGACCGCGCAGGCGAGCGGCAGACGTTCGTCACCGCCGACGCGCGGGAGGCCATCGCGCTGCTGCGGCAGTGCGTGGACGTCGCGCAGGTCTGACCGGATCAACGACAACGAAACGTGAGTCGTTGCGGATTCCATGTCACTGGTTTCCGCAACGACTCACGTTTCGATGGCGGGTCAGACCCGGGCGGCCTCCACGACGGCGCGTGCCGCGGCGAGTCCGGCCGACAGGTCGGCCTTCAGGTCGTCGATGTTCTCCAGGCCGACCGAGAGGCGCACCAGGCCCGGCGTGACGCCCGCGGTGAGCTGCTGCTCCGGGGTCAGCTGGGAGTGCGTGGTCGAGGCCGGGTGGATGACCAGGCTGCGCACGTCGCCGATGTTGGCCAGGTGGCTGAACAGCTTCAGGCTGTCGACGAGGGCCGCGCCCGCGTCCACGCCGCCCTTGAGCTCGAACGACAGCACCGCACCGACGCCCTTCGGGGCGTACTTGTTGGCCGCGGCGTACCACGGGCTGGTCGGCAGGCCGGAGTAGTTCACCGTGGCCACGTCGGGGTGGGCCTCCAGGAACTCCGCGATCTCCTGCGCGTTCTGCGTGTGACGCTCGACGCGGAGCGAGAGCGTCTCGATGCCCTGGATGAGCTGCCAGGCGCTGGCCGGCGCGATCGCGGCGCCGAGGTCGCGGAGCAGCTGCACGCGCGCCTTGATGATGTAGGCCAGGCCGTCGCCGACCGCCGCCGTGTAGACGGCGCCGTGGTACGACGGGTCCGGCTGGGTCAGGCCCGGGAACTTGTCCGCGTTCTTCGACCACTCGAACGTGCCGCCGTCGACGACGACGCCGCCGATGACCGTGCCGTGACCGCCGAGGAACTTGGTTGCCGAGTGCACGATGATGTCGGCGCCGTGCTCGAACGGGCGGATCAGGTACGGGGTCGCGATCGTGTTGTCCACGATCAGCGGGACGCCGGACTCGTGCGCCACCTCGGCCACGAGCGCGATGTCGAGGATGTTGATCTTCGGGTTGCCGATGGTCTCCGCGAAGAACAGCTTGGTGTTCGGGCGGACCGCGCGGCGCCACTCCTCGGCGTCGTCCTGGTTCTCCACGAACGTGGTCTCGATGCCGAGCTTCGCGAGCGTGTACTTGAACAGGTTGTAGGTGCCGCCGTAGATCGAGCTGGAGGACACGATGTGGTCGCCGGCTTGCGCGATGTTCAGCACCGCGAAGGTCTCCGCCGCCTGGCCGGACGCGACGAGGAGGGCGCCGGTGCCCCCTTCGAGCGCGGCGACGCGCTCCTCGACGACCGCCTGGGTCGGGTTCTGGATGCGGGTGTAGATGTTGCCGAACTCGGCGAGCGCGAACAGGTTCTTGGCGTGCTGCGCGTTGTTGAAGACGTAGGAGGTCGTCTGGTAGATCGGGGTGGCGCGCGCGTTGGTCACCGGGTCCGGCGCGGCGCCGCTGTGGATCTGCTTGGTCTCGAACTGCCAGTCGGCGGCGTCGGTCATGGCTTGCGCTCCTTGCTCGGGTGTGGCCTTCGGGTGATGGCACCGTTCGGTGGTCGCTAACACGCTAGACTCGCGGCCGCGCGTGGGCAACGCACCCGAAACATGCCGTAACCCGTGAGAATAGGCAGCATGAGCAGCAGACGTGTGGTCGTGACCGGAGCGAGTTCGGGGATCGGGGCGGCGACCGTCCGCCTGTTCCGCGAACGGGGCTGGGAGGTCGTCGGCGTCGCCCGCCGGCAGGAGCGCCTGGACGAGCTCGCGGCCGAGACCGGCGCCGAGGTGTTCGCCGCCGATCTGACCCGCCAGGAGGACGTGGACGCCCTCCGCGACCACCTCGCCGCGACCGGCCCGATCCACGCGCTGGTGAACAACGCGGGCGGCGCCAAGGGCCTGGACTCGGTGGAGGCCTCCAGCGTCGACGACTGGGTCTGGATGTACGAGATCAACGTCATCGGCACCAAGCGCGTGATCAGCGCGCTGCTGCCGCTGCTGCGCGACGGCGCCAGGGAGACCGGCCACGCCGACATCCTGAACCTCACCTCGATCGCCGGTCTGAACGCCTACGTGGGCGGCGGCGGGTACAACGCGGCCAAGTTCGCCGAGCACGCCCTCACCGAGGTGCTGCGGCTGGAGCTGAACGGCGAGCCCATCCGGGTGGTGGAGGTCGCCCCCGGCATGGTCGCGACCGAGGAGTTCTCGCTGGTCCGCTTCGGCGGCGACCAGGGGAAGCGCGACGCGGTCTACGAGGACGTGCCGGAGCCGCTGACCGCCGAGGACGTCGCAGAGACGATCGTGCACGCGCTCGAGCTCCCACGGCACGTCGACCTCGACCTGATCGTCGTCAAGCCGGTCGCGCAGGCCGCCTCCTACCGATTCGCCAAGGGCGAGCTGACGGTCAAGGACTGACGAGCCGACCATGGCGGACGACGCGAAGCGCAGGCGCTGGGAGGCGGCCACCGTGTGGCCGGGCGTCGTCGCGAGCCTCGTCTTCCTCATCGCCTACTCGTGGACCGTGCTGCAACCGCACATGGGCCGGCTGCTGTACGGCGTGCTCATCGCGTTGCTCGCGCTGATCTGGGTGGCGTTCCTGGTCGACTACGTGGTGCGGTTCCGGCTCGCGGAGGACAAGCGCCGGTTCGTGCAGCACAACGTCGTCGACCTGCTGTCCGTGCTGATCCCGGTGGCCCGGCCGTTCCGGCTGATCGGGGACCTCTTCCGCATCCCGAGCCTGCGCGGCGGCAGCGGGAGCCACCTGCGCCGGCGCATCATCATCATCGCCGGCACGTTCGTGCTGATGTTCATCTACGTCATCTCGCTCGCCGTGTACCAGGTCGAGCGCTACGCCCCCGGCTCCAACATCCGCTCGTTCGGCGACTCGATCTGGTGGGCCTGCGTGACCATGGCGACCGTCGGCTACGGCGACTACTACCCGGTCACCGTCACGGGGAGGATGCTCGCCGTCGTGCTGATGATCGGCGGCATCGCGATCGTCGGCACCGCGAGCGCCACGATCGTCAACTATCTCAACGAGCAGACCCAGCAGGCGAGGGAGCGCCGGGCGCGGGAGCACGAGCACGGGCCCGCGGACGGGCCGAGGCCCGTCGAGGACCCCGACCCGCACAGCGGCGAGAACGGCTGAGGTCAGCCCTCCGCCGACGCCGAGCCGCCGGGGAGCTGCCCGGCGCCCGCACCCGCCAGCGCGCCGCCGGCGAGCGACCCGAGCACAGCGCCCAGGTCGAGCCCGGTCAGGTCCTTGACGACCTTCGGCACCTCGCTGGTGACCTGGCCGATGGTCTTGGTGACCGCGGAGGCGCCCTCCGTGCTGATGACGGTCAGCGAGTCGATGTTGCCGAGCGGCTCCGCGACCGCGCGTGTGATCTCGGGGAGGCGGTCGATGATCTCGGAGGCCAAGCCGGCCTCGCCGAACTTGCGCAGCGCCTCCGCCTTCGCGTCGGTCGCGCGCGCCTCCGCCAGGCCCTCCGCCTCTATCGCGGCCGCGCGGGCCTCGCCGTCGGCCCGCACGCCGGCCGCGAGGGCGATCTGCCGGTCGCGCTCGGCGTCGCCGGCGAGCCGGACGGCCTCCGCCGCGGCCTGCGCGTCCTGAACCGCTGCGACCTTGTTCGCCTCGGCGATGGTGCGGCGCTTGAAGGCGTCCGCTTCGGTCGCGGCGTTCGCGGCGTCGCGGTCGGCCTGGGCGCGCTGGACGGTCGCGTAGGCGTCCGCCTCCGCGGGCTTGCGCACCTCGATGTCGAGGCGCTCCTGCTCGACCTTCGCCTTCTCGGCGAGGGCGTCGCGCTCCTGCGCGGCGACGATCCGGTCCTGCTCGGCCGTCGCGAGCTGGCCCGCGGCATCCGCCTCGGCGTTCGCGCGATCGGTCTCCGCCTTGATCGCCGCCTGCTTGAGGCTGAGCGCCTTCTGCCGCTCCGCGATCTGCTCGGCGGCGTCGATGCGCGCGAACTCGCTGGCGCGGGCGGTCTCCGCCTCCTTGATCTCGGCGTTCTGCTTGGCGAGCGCGGCCTCCGCCCGGCCGAGGTCGGCGAGGTAGTTCGTGCCGGGTGTGGAGATGTCGGAGATGTTGAGCAGGTCGACCTGGAGGCCCTGCTCGGCGAGGTCGACCTTCGTCGCCTCGACCACGGCCTCCGACAGGGCGTTGCGGTTGGAGATGATCTCAGTGACCGGCATGTTGCCGATGATCGAGCGCAGCGAGCCCTCCAGCGACTGCTGGATGATCTCGGTCAGCGAGCTCTGCTGGGAGAGGAAGCGCTGGGCGGCGCGCCGGACGCCTTCCGGCGTGCCGGACACCTTGAAGTTCACGCTGGCCTGGATCGCCAGCTTGATGAAGTTGGCGTCGACGCCCTCCACGACGATGCCGATCTGGCGCTGCTCCAGCGAGATCGGGAAACCCTGCTGCAGGATCGGCCAGATGAACACCCGGCCGCCGATCACGACGCGCTGGCCGCCGTCCGGTTCGGCGCCGGCACGACGCCCGGCCCCGCGGCCGACGATGACGAGCGCCTCGTTGGGCGCGACGCGCCGGATGCGGCCGGCGATGAACAGGAACACGGCGAGCACGGCGACGAGGATCGCGCCGCCCGCGATGATCCCGATGAGGGAGGAGTCCACGGTCAGTCCTTTCGGTGGGGGGCTCAGGGGTCGAGAGGTTCGACGCGGACGCGCGGCCCGTTCGCCGCGACGACCCGGATCGGGGTGCCGCTGGGGATGTCGGTGTCGCTGGTGGCGAGCCGGGCCTCCACCTCGTACGGGCCGTCCAGGCTCACCTCGCCGCCGGCGCGGGTGACCGTGGTGCGCGCGACGCCGGTCATCCCGGCCGGGTCGCTCGGGGCCCCGTCCTCGCTGCGCACGAATCGGCGGATGAGGAGCTGGACGCCCAGGAGCGTCACGACGCCGGCGGCTCCGGCGATCAGGTACGCGGCACTCGCCGGCCAGCCGTTGGCGAGCGCGAGCACACCGGACGCGCCAAACAGGGTGAGCCCGGCGCCGAGCCCGGTGCCGGAGAGCGCGCCGTCGAGGAGGTCGAAGAGCTCGCCGAAGAGCAGCGATACGAGCAGGACGACGAGTCCAGCGACACCGATCGCGATGAAGACGAGCACGGACTCCCCTTGTCTCTTCGAAACATTCCGTATCTGGCATCTTCCCATAGATCAGCGACCGCGCGGTCACCCGAACGGCCGTAACACAGCACCGCGCACCCCTCCGCTCCGGAAGAATGGGCGCATGGAGTGGCAGACCTCGGCGGACACGGCACCCTCGAGCTTCATCACGGAGGCTCAGGCGCGGTCGCTGCTGGGCAAGCCCGCGGCGAGCGGGGCGTGGAAGGAGTCCGACCCGGCCGGATCGCGGTCGTTCGCGGGCATCGGCGCGTTCGCGTTCGAGAGCGGCGAGAGCCTCCCGTTCGTCCGCGTCGCCTACGAGACCTGGGGCGAGCTGTCCGAGGCCGGCGACAACGCCGTGCTCGTGCTGCACGCGCTGACCGGCGACAGCCACGCCGTCGGCGCCAACGGGCCAGGACATCCCACCGCCGGTTGGTGGCAGGGCATCATCGGCCCGGGCAAGGCCATCGACACCGACCGCTGGTTCGTGGTCGCGCCCAACATGCTGGGCGGCTGCCAGGGCACGACGGGTCCCGCGTCGATCGCCCCCGACGGCGCGGAGTGGGGGCCGCGCTTCCCGTTCACGACGATCCGCGACCAGGTGAACGCGCAGGCCGCCTTCGCCGACGCGATCGGCATCGGCCGCTGGGCCGCTGTCGTGGGCGGCTCGATGGGCGGCATGCAGGCGCTGGAGTGG is a window from the Leifsonia shinshuensis genome containing:
- a CDS encoding aminoglycoside adenylyltransferase domain-containing protein; the protein is MDAQLPPQVGEALTRFLLEQRRRAPGLVSRAVVTGSAATGDWYDGVSDIDVVFVVTRDPVDDLPALASLHAESSPHIDGVYLTESEIARGPDQVETAPQVVEGVLLSALAGGSLSWATWRELEDGVQGVVDGGDVIWTPTSDRHPDTATHLATRARSDLVDFWAPVGDSAETELSDREPGDPVRSETVRWLALGPIRLVATMESGRILSKTEAARAAAERWPEHAELLDRAVRDRAGERQTFVTADAREAIALLRQCVDVAQV
- a CDS encoding bifunctional o-acetylhomoserine/o-acetylserine sulfhydrylase translates to MTDAADWQFETKQIHSGAAPDPVTNARATPIYQTTSYVFNNAQHAKNLFALAEFGNIYTRIQNPTQAVVEERVAALEGGTGALLVASGQAAETFAVLNIAQAGDHIVSSSSIYGGTYNLFKYTLAKLGIETTFVENQDDAEEWRRAVRPNTKLFFAETIGNPKINILDIALVAEVAHESGVPLIVDNTIATPYLIRPFEHGADIIVHSATKFLGGHGTVIGGVVVDGGTFEWSKNADKFPGLTQPDPSYHGAVYTAAVGDGLAYIIKARVQLLRDLGAAIAPASAWQLIQGIETLSLRVERHTQNAQEIAEFLEAHPDVATVNYSGLPTSPWYAAANKYAPKGVGAVLSFELKGGVDAGAALVDSLKLFSHLANIGDVRSLVIHPASTTHSQLTPEQQLTAGVTPGLVRLSVGLENIDDLKADLSAGLAAARAVVEAARV
- a CDS encoding SDR family oxidoreductase, which codes for MSSRRVVVTGASSGIGAATVRLFRERGWEVVGVARRQERLDELAAETGAEVFAADLTRQEDVDALRDHLAATGPIHALVNNAGGAKGLDSVEASSVDDWVWMYEINVIGTKRVISALLPLLRDGARETGHADILNLTSIAGLNAYVGGGGYNAAKFAEHALTEVLRLELNGEPIRVVEVAPGMVATEEFSLVRFGGDQGKRDAVYEDVPEPLTAEDVAETIVHALELPRHVDLDLIVVKPVAQAASYRFAKGELTVKD
- a CDS encoding potassium channel family protein; amino-acid sequence: MADDAKRRRWEAATVWPGVVASLVFLIAYSWTVLQPHMGRLLYGVLIALLALIWVAFLVDYVVRFRLAEDKRRFVQHNVVDLLSVLIPVARPFRLIGDLFRIPSLRGGSGSHLRRRIIIIAGTFVLMFIYVISLAVYQVERYAPGSNIRSFGDSIWWACVTMATVGYGDYYPVTVTGRMLAVVLMIGGIAIVGTASATIVNYLNEQTQQARERRAREHEHGPADGPRPVEDPDPHSGENG
- a CDS encoding flotillin family protein translates to MDSSLIGIIAGGAILVAVLAVFLFIAGRIRRVAPNEALVIVGRGAGRRAGAEPDGGQRVVIGGRVFIWPILQQGFPISLEQRQIGIVVEGVDANFIKLAIQASVNFKVSGTPEGVRRAAQRFLSQQSSLTEIIQQSLEGSLRSIIGNMPVTEIISNRNALSEAVVEATKVDLAEQGLQVDLLNISDISTPGTNYLADLGRAEAALAKQNAEIKEAETARASEFARIDAAEQIAERQKALSLKQAAIKAETDRANAEADAAGQLATAEQDRIVAAQERDALAEKAKVEQERLDIEVRKPAEADAYATVQRAQADRDAANAATEADAFKRRTIAEANKVAAVQDAQAAAEAVRLAGDAERDRQIALAAGVRADGEARAAAIEAEGLAEARATDAKAEALRKFGEAGLASEIIDRLPEITRAVAEPLGNIDSLTVISTEGASAVTKTIGQVTSEVPKVVKDLTGLDLGAVLGSLAGGALAGAGAGQLPGGSASAEG
- a CDS encoding NfeD family protein; the protein is MLVFIAIGVAGLVVLLVSLLFGELFDLLDGALSGTGLGAGLTLFGASGVLALANGWPASAAYLIAGAAGVVTLLGVQLLIRRFVRSEDGAPSDPAGMTGVARTTVTRAGGEVSLDGPYEVEARLATSDTDIPSGTPIRVVAANGPRVRVEPLDP